The following coding sequences lie in one Vanessa atalanta chromosome 1, ilVanAtal1.2, whole genome shotgun sequence genomic window:
- the LOC125076567 gene encoding low molecular weight phosphotyrosine protein phosphatase-like, producing MSEDKKKALFVCLGNSCRSPIAEAVFQNTVNKMAIGHLWEVDSAGLADWNVGYSPTDRALNTMRKHGLRYNNVGRQINNDDFNNFDFIFGMDEMNIRDLKSLAPENCKAKVLLLGDYDPEGERIIRDPYFDNHDRGFEKCYEQAVRCSKGFLEQLEKGNVK from the exons ATGTCTGAAGATAAGAAAAAAGCTCTTTTTGTTTGTCTtg ggAACAGCTGTCGATCACCGATAGCAGAAGCTGTGTTCCAGAACACTGTGAATAAGATGGCTATAGGACATCTCTGGGAGGTAGACAGTGCTGGGCTAGCGGACTGGAACGTTGGTTACTCCCCCACTGATAGAGCATTGAACACAATGAGAAAACATGGACTACGCTATAATAATGTTGGAAGACAG ataaataatgaCGACTTTAACaactttgattttatatttggaatgGATGAAATGAATATAAGAGATCTAAAAAGCTTAGCACCTGAAAATTGTAAGGCTAAAGTGTTACTGCTTGGGGACTATGATCCGGAAGGTGAGAGAATTATAAGGGATCCTTATTTt GATAACCACGACAGAGGCTTTGAGAAGTGCTATGAACAGGCCGTCAGGTGTTCGAAAGGATTCTTAGAGCAACTAGAGAAAGGAAATGTCAAATAg